One Synechococcus sp. CC9605 genomic window carries:
- the cobJ gene encoding precorrin-3B C(17)-methyltransferase, whose product MPLLERLLLRGHIDRIKPADQDISTALDGHWTAESVVLFVGAVGAVTRLIAARIQGKEKDPAVLVLDPKGEFIIPLLGGHSAGAEQRAREIAMDLGGQAVITGACAHEGRLPLDAFGESWGWKRRGSVVHWRDLMVRQSQGSSISVHQSSGSTAWRGPEGHPLLHNIDPKGGPDAADLVIGARRQGDCQWHPATLWIGIGCERNTSVSLVEKAIAEALATAGLAEEAVAGMVSAARKSDEPALQHLSQTRAWPFRTFAEHALASIDVPNPSEVVRKEMGTASVAEAAALLAAGEQGHLIQPKRINRPETGEQGAVTVAIAEAALPYAPERGELHLVGSGPGDLSLLSGDAKAALSRCCAWVGYSLYLDLLEPLRRLDQVRFDGQLTREWDRCAEALRLAQQGAKVALISSGDSGIYGMAGLALELLLQQPEQDRPSFAVHPGISAFQLAAARAGAPLMHDFCCVSLSDRLTPWAVIEKRLEAAAAGDFVLALYNPRSKGRDWQLGHAKEILLKHRPPTTPVTLARQLGRAEESRELTSLERLEPESVDMLTLVLIGNSSSRADGDWVVTPRGYSGASLQ is encoded by the coding sequence ATGCCGCTGTTGGAGCGTTTGCTGCTGCGCGGCCACATCGACCGGATCAAGCCAGCCGATCAAGACATCAGCACCGCCCTTGATGGGCACTGGACGGCAGAGAGCGTCGTGTTGTTCGTGGGTGCCGTGGGAGCGGTGACGCGCCTGATTGCAGCTCGGATCCAAGGAAAGGAGAAGGATCCAGCCGTTCTGGTACTTGACCCCAAAGGGGAGTTCATCATCCCTCTTCTAGGAGGCCACTCCGCAGGCGCTGAACAACGTGCCCGAGAGATCGCGATGGATCTCGGAGGGCAGGCGGTGATCACGGGTGCCTGCGCCCATGAAGGACGTCTCCCCCTGGATGCCTTTGGTGAGAGCTGGGGCTGGAAACGCAGGGGATCGGTGGTCCATTGGCGCGATCTGATGGTGCGGCAATCCCAGGGATCCAGCATCAGCGTTCACCAGAGCAGTGGATCCACCGCCTGGCGAGGCCCTGAAGGCCATCCCTTGCTGCACAACATTGATCCCAAGGGGGGGCCAGACGCCGCTGATCTTGTGATCGGAGCGCGCCGTCAGGGTGATTGCCAGTGGCATCCAGCAACGCTCTGGATCGGCATCGGCTGTGAACGCAACACCAGCGTTTCCCTGGTGGAGAAGGCCATTGCCGAGGCCTTGGCAACAGCAGGACTGGCGGAAGAGGCTGTCGCTGGAATGGTCAGCGCAGCCCGGAAATCCGATGAACCGGCCCTGCAGCATCTGAGCCAGACCCGGGCATGGCCGTTCCGAACTTTTGCGGAGCACGCTCTTGCATCCATCGACGTGCCCAATCCCTCCGAAGTGGTGCGCAAGGAAATGGGGACCGCGTCGGTGGCTGAAGCGGCAGCCTTGCTGGCTGCGGGCGAACAAGGTCATCTGATCCAGCCCAAGAGAATCAACCGTCCGGAAACAGGGGAGCAGGGCGCCGTGACGGTGGCCATTGCCGAGGCGGCCCTCCCCTATGCGCCAGAGAGGGGGGAGCTGCACCTGGTGGGCAGTGGTCCAGGAGATCTGTCCCTGCTCAGCGGAGACGCCAAAGCGGCCCTCTCCCGTTGCTGCGCCTGGGTTGGCTACAGCCTCTACCTCGATCTTCTGGAGCCCCTGCGCCGGCTGGATCAGGTCCGATTCGATGGCCAGCTCACCCGGGAATGGGACCGCTGTGCCGAAGCACTGCGCTTGGCCCAACAAGGGGCCAAAGTTGCTCTGATCTCCTCCGGCGACAGCGGGATCTACGGCATGGCGGGATTGGCCCTGGAGCTGCTGCTCCAGCAACCCGAGCAGGACCGGCCCAGCTTCGCGGTGCATCCAGGCATTTCAGCCTTCCAGTTGGCCGCCGCCCGGGCCGGAGCGCCACTGATGCATGACTTCTGCTGCGTGAGCCTCAGCGATCGCCTCACGCCGTGGGCCGTGATCGAAAAGCGACTGGAGGCCGCTGCTGCTGGAGATTTTGTGCTCGCCCTCTATAACCCGCGGTCCAAGGGACGGGACTGGCAGCTGGGACACGCCAAGGAGATCCTGTTGAAACACCGCCCCCCCACAACCCCGGTGACGCTGGCGCGGCAGCTGGGCCGCGCAGAGGAATCCCGTGAGCTCACGAGTCTTGAGCGCTTGGAGCCGGAATCCGTGGACATGCTCACGCTTGTTCTGATCGGGAACAGCAGCAGCCGTGCCGATGGTGACTGGGTGGTGACGCCGCGGGGGTACTCAGGGGCAAGTCTTCAATGA